From Seriola aureovittata isolate HTS-2021-v1 ecotype China chromosome 16, ASM2101889v1, whole genome shotgun sequence, one genomic window encodes:
- the LOC130183325 gene encoding hepatoma-derived growth factor-like, translating to MPRSNRQKEYKPGDLVFAKMKGYPHWPARIDELPEGAVKSPSNKYQVFFFGTHETAFLGAKDLFPYDECKEKFGKANKRKGFAEGLWEIENNPTVTHEGYESSKKDNASEGAGDTGSSEKADAEGSSDEDEGALVIDEKNERGGTKRKAEESTEASPKRPKDTGVEGDSKVESNKSNTEAKLNDVAGPKATAPSSQSESKPEAQENAPAGGQLTADKPVTDSA from the exons ATGCCGAGGTCCAACAGGCAAAAGGAATACAAACCTGGAGATCTTGTGTTTGCTAAAATGAAGGGGTACCCACACTGGCCTGCGAGG ATTGATGAATTACCTGAAGGAGCAGTGAAGTCGCCCTCAAACAAATACCAGGTGTTCTTTTTTGGAACACATGAGAC GGCATTCCTGGGGGCAAAGGATTTGTTCCCGTATGATGAATGTAAGGAGAAGTTTGGAAAAGCAAACAAGAGGAAGGGCTTTGCTGAGGGACTCTGGGAGATCGAGAACAACCCCACCGTCACACATGAAGGCTACGAG TCATCAAAGAAAGACAATGCATCAGAAGGAGCTGGGGATACAGGTAGTTCGGAGAAAGCAGATGCTGAGGGCAGTAGTGATGAGGATGAAGGGGCCCTGGTCATCGACGAGAAGAACGAGAGGGGAGGAACCAAACGAAAAGCAGAGGAGTCCACAGAG GCATCTCCCAAGCGGCCGAAGGATACAGGAGTGGAAGGTGACTCTAAAGTAGAGAGCAACAAGTCTAACACAGAGGCCAAGCTCAACGATGTGGCTGGACCCAAGGCAACTGCTCCCTCCTCGCAGAGTGAGTCAAAGCCAGAGGCCCAGGAAAATGCTCCAGCAGGAGGCCAATTAACAGCAGATAAG